A section of the Bacillus pumilus genome encodes:
- a CDS encoding extracellular solute-binding protein, with protein sequence MKKGKWATLSAVVGTAVLLLSACGPGDDNSSGSQPASTGTKTLLVWEDVKKSDGIQDAVKEFEKQHNVKIKVVEKAYADQIEALRLDGAAGTGPDVITMPHDQIGSAVTEGLLQEMKPDQKVIDSFTDESIQSQTVDGKLYGLPKSVETTVLFYNKDIVKKAPTTLDGWYDLSKKLTKDGKYGFVAKWDEIYYAQSVLGGSGGYIFKQKSDGSYDVNDIGLNNDGAIQGGEYVQKFFSEGLFPKGIIGEQGINVLNSLFTEKKAAAVISGPWSFGPYKEAGIDYGVTELPTLPNGKHMSSFLGVKSYNVSSYSKNKELAEKFVEFITNEKNAKKRFEVTEEIPPVKKLMKDPVITENANADAISKQTKYATLTPNNPEMAEVWKPIDSALGLIATGRTDVKKAFDDAVNQIDSQIKANHSK encoded by the coding sequence ATGAAAAAGGGAAAATGGGCGACATTATCAGCAGTCGTTGGGACTGCTGTACTTCTGCTTTCGGCTTGCGGACCAGGAGATGACAATTCAAGCGGATCACAGCCAGCATCTACAGGTACAAAGACCTTGCTAGTGTGGGAAGACGTCAAAAAATCTGATGGGATTCAAGACGCTGTAAAAGAGTTCGAAAAACAACATAATGTGAAAATCAAAGTGGTCGAAAAAGCTTATGCCGATCAAATTGAAGCTCTGCGTCTAGATGGAGCAGCTGGGACAGGTCCAGACGTCATCACGATGCCTCACGATCAAATTGGATCAGCTGTCACTGAGGGGCTATTACAGGAAATGAAGCCAGATCAAAAAGTGATCGACTCCTTCACAGACGAATCGATTCAATCACAAACGGTAGACGGCAAGCTGTATGGTCTTCCTAAATCCGTTGAAACGACGGTGCTTTTTTATAATAAAGATATTGTCAAAAAGGCACCAACGACACTTGATGGCTGGTATGATCTTTCGAAAAAGCTGACAAAAGACGGAAAGTACGGCTTTGTTGCAAAATGGGATGAGATTTACTACGCACAAAGTGTTTTAGGCGGATCTGGGGGCTATATTTTCAAGCAGAAAAGCGACGGCTCTTATGATGTGAATGATATTGGTTTGAACAACGATGGTGCTATCCAAGGTGGAGAATATGTTCAAAAATTCTTTAGCGAAGGACTTTTCCCGAAAGGCATCATTGGGGAACAAGGAATCAATGTCCTCAACTCCTTATTCACAGAGAAAAAGGCCGCTGCTGTCATTTCTGGTCCATGGTCATTCGGTCCATATAAGGAAGCTGGGATTGATTACGGTGTGACCGAACTGCCAACACTCCCTAATGGAAAACATATGAGTTCATTCTTAGGTGTCAAGAGCTACAACGTCTCCTCTTATTCTAAAAATAAAGAACTTGCTGAGAAATTTGTTGAATTTATCACGAACGAAAAAAATGCGAAGAAGCGCTTTGAAGTGACAGAGGAAATTCCACCAGTGAAAAAGCTGATGAAAGATCCAGTCATCACAGAAAATGCCAACGCAGATGCAATTTCAAAACAAACGAAATATGCCACACTGACACCGAACAATCCTGAAATGGCAGAAGTGTGGAAACCGATTGATAGTGCTTTAGGACTCATTGCAACTGGTCGTACAGATGTGAAAAAGGCATTTGATGATGCGGTCAATCAAATCGACTCTCAAATTAAAGCAAATCACTCCAAATAA
- a CDS encoding carbohydrate ABC transporter permease, which translates to MFSFIPGMGQIYNKQYGKGALFFLFGVSFLIVFYDLFNIGFWGLFTLGTMLPRDNSVFLLAKGIIALLTAGFGIGFYVLMMRDAFMNGKKRDQGVPLHSIRAQYHQLIDQGFPYLMSTPAFFLLLFSVVFPIMFSFALAFTNYDLYHSPPANLIDWVGIKNFQNIFSIDIWRDTFIDVLGWTVVWTLAASTLQCALGIFLAVLLNQKDLKGKRFFRTILILPWAVPGFVTILVFAGLFNDTFGAINNTLFASIGIDPKPWLTDPFWSKIALIAMQTWLGFPFVFIMTTGVLQAIPEDLYEAATIDGANFFQKFRSITLPLVLYSIAPILITQYTFNFNNFNIIYLFNGGGPPVAGSTAGGTDILVSWIYKLTMQSSQYALAAAVTILLSIFVIAIALWQFKRTNSFKEEDMM; encoded by the coding sequence ATGTTCTCCTTTATACCCGGAATGGGGCAGATATACAACAAACAGTACGGCAAAGGGGCACTCTTTTTCCTGTTCGGCGTCTCTTTTTTGATTGTATTTTATGATTTATTCAATATTGGCTTCTGGGGACTGTTCACACTGGGGACGATGCTGCCTCGTGACAACTCTGTTTTTCTTTTAGCGAAGGGGATCATTGCGCTGTTAACAGCTGGTTTTGGTATCGGCTTTTACGTCCTCATGATGCGTGATGCTTTTATGAATGGAAAGAAACGGGATCAAGGGGTACCACTTCATTCCATCCGTGCTCAATATCATCAGCTCATCGATCAAGGCTTCCCTTACTTAATGAGCACTCCTGCTTTCTTTTTACTTCTATTTTCTGTTGTCTTTCCTATTATGTTCAGCTTTGCGCTTGCCTTTACAAACTATGATTTATACCACTCGCCTCCTGCCAATCTGATTGACTGGGTAGGGATTAAGAACTTTCAAAATATCTTTTCCATTGATATTTGGAGAGACACCTTCATTGATGTACTTGGCTGGACCGTCGTATGGACCTTGGCTGCGTCGACCCTTCAATGTGCCCTCGGCATCTTTTTAGCGGTTCTGCTCAATCAGAAGGATTTAAAGGGAAAACGGTTTTTTAGAACCATTTTGATTCTTCCATGGGCTGTTCCAGGTTTTGTGACGATTTTGGTGTTTGCTGGATTGTTCAATGATACATTTGGGGCCATTAACAATACACTTTTTGCATCGATAGGGATTGATCCAAAACCATGGCTGACAGATCCATTTTGGAGCAAAATTGCCCTCATTGCGATGCAGACTTGGCTTGGATTTCCTTTCGTTTTCATTATGACAACAGGCGTGTTGCAGGCGATTCCCGAGGACTTATATGAGGCAGCGACCATTGATGGAGCCAATTTTTTTCAGAAATTCCGGTCCATCACATTACCGCTTGTTCTCTATTCCATTGCTCCCATCCTCATCACACAATATACGTTTAACTTTAACAACTTTAATATCATCTATTTATTTAATGGCGGGGGACCGCCTGTTGCAGGATCAACCGCTGGGGGAACGGACATCTTGGTGTCTTGGATTTATAAACTCACGATGCAGTCCTCTCAATATGCACTCGCTGCGGCTGTCACGATTTTACTTTCAATCTTTGTCATTGCCATTGCACTCTGGCAGTTTAAGAGAACGAATTCATTCAAAGAGGAGGACATGATGTGA
- a CDS encoding nucleoside hydrolase — MANKKKLILDVDTGIDDAIGILLAVKSQQFDMLGMTTVCGNVSVDAATLNTCKVLELVEADDIPVIKGSATPLLRAPHYEHRVHGEDGIGGALKDVEPKKTADAGFAPDFIIDQVMQYSKQVTLVLTGPLTNLALAVKKCPELIHHVKEVIFMGGVVQGQGNVTPVAEFNTYADPEAAKLVLDAGFPTLTQVGLDVTRKVLLTDERIDAIQNETLAHYIRESTSIYRQRYFERNGLWACAMHDPLAVSLAIDKQLVSTQAFHVDVETKSEFCDGQMICDFQHQWKKERNVQVCTDVDADAFFDLLINTMNA, encoded by the coding sequence ATGGCAAATAAAAAGAAATTGATCTTGGATGTAGACACTGGAATTGATGATGCGATTGGTATTTTGCTTGCAGTGAAAAGTCAGCAGTTTGATATGTTGGGGATGACAACGGTGTGTGGGAATGTGTCTGTCGATGCGGCTACATTGAATACGTGTAAAGTGCTTGAGCTGGTTGAGGCAGATGATATTCCTGTCATCAAAGGTTCAGCAACGCCTCTTTTAAGAGCGCCTCATTATGAACATCGGGTACACGGAGAGGATGGGATTGGCGGTGCTTTAAAGGATGTCGAGCCTAAGAAGACCGCAGATGCTGGTTTTGCGCCTGATTTTATCATTGACCAAGTGATGCAGTATTCGAAGCAGGTTACGCTTGTGTTGACAGGACCTTTAACGAATTTAGCCCTTGCAGTGAAAAAGTGTCCTGAGCTGATTCATCATGTGAAAGAAGTCATTTTTATGGGCGGTGTCGTGCAGGGTCAGGGGAATGTCACGCCGGTAGCGGAATTTAATACATATGCAGACCCAGAAGCGGCAAAGCTAGTGCTGGATGCAGGGTTCCCTACATTAACTCAAGTGGGATTAGATGTCACGAGAAAGGTCTTGCTTACGGATGAAAGAATCGATGCGATTCAGAATGAAACGTTAGCCCATTACATTAGAGAGAGCACAAGCATTTACCGGCAGCGCTATTTTGAGCGGAATGGTTTGTGGGCGTGTGCCATGCATGATCCGCTTGCTGTCAGTCTCGCCATTGACAAGCAACTCGTGAGCACACAGGCTTTTCATGTGGACGTCGAGACGAAGAGTGAGTTTTGTGATGGACAGATGATCTGTGATTTTCAGCATCAATGGAAGAAAGAGCGCAATGTTCAAGTATGTACGGATGTAGATGCTGACGCTTTCTTTGATTTATTGATCAATACAATGAATGCTTAA
- a CDS encoding lipase family protein, with amino-acid sequence MTILSKNISRFQLNDKDYNFISNASYKIDNYKKSSDIVISHGRKMYVVDYKETEKGLNSLTLVSKDDFIRSGKGKDLTKIKNAVIAYRGSEPIGAGQYKDTIKKHGKKESDDLLSTILTKLPPFRQSQTSKEITTKVATGTTTYTNEVVQDWLISDTKYLIKNIPFEHGAENQMVQADRYAKEIHKKMPNAKMYVTGHSLGGSNASYVLVKNDFIKGGVTFENPNIYPNLSDGLQAKALKGDYRSRLTEYINLNDGLSLLNRHTTEIGRVKVMYDAALPEGVDYSEDPSKAVQFMKNLLNRAMSVNPSLDANLFLEAIAGSHGLDRYAFSSDGSVETIDDMLRKNPSLTAAMLHQLSQSNVHSQSVVAILIKSHVLMNTGRKFSTYAEHHMQKIIRKIEKLDDKVDQSVERVRSRYKQIVGFGSYDQLTASDVGAVIRHLKTEGLENEFYSVKEYDTAIDSAMNIKRWLDSISDDMSHLGKEYHDADTALAKNMGIS; translated from the coding sequence GTGACAATTTTGTCTAAAAACATATCCCGCTTTCAGCTTAACGACAAAGACTATAATTTTATTTCCAATGCATCTTATAAAATAGATAATTACAAGAAGTCTAGTGACATAGTTATAAGCCATGGCAGGAAAATGTATGTGGTTGACTATAAAGAAACAGAAAAAGGGCTTAACTCACTAACTCTTGTATCAAAAGATGACTTTATTAGATCCGGTAAAGGCAAAGACCTCACCAAAATCAAAAACGCAGTCATCGCCTACCGCGGGTCAGAACCGATTGGCGCTGGCCAATATAAAGATACCATTAAAAAACATGGAAAAAAAGAGTCAGATGATCTTCTTTCTACCATTTTGACGAAGCTGCCTCCTTTTCGTCAGTCACAGACGTCAAAGGAAATTACGACGAAGGTGGCGACAGGGACAACGACCTATACAAATGAGGTTGTGCAAGATTGGCTGATATCAGATACAAAGTATTTGATTAAGAATATTCCCTTTGAACATGGTGCAGAGAATCAAATGGTTCAAGCGGATCGGTATGCGAAAGAAATACATAAGAAAATGCCAAATGCCAAGATGTATGTGACAGGGCATTCACTTGGCGGATCGAATGCGTCCTACGTTCTTGTTAAAAATGATTTTATTAAAGGCGGGGTCACCTTTGAGAATCCGAATATTTACCCCAATCTATCGGACGGCCTCCAAGCCAAAGCATTAAAAGGTGATTACCGTAGTAGATTAACAGAATATATCAATCTCAATGACGGGCTTTCTCTTTTAAATCGACATACGACAGAAATCGGTCGTGTGAAAGTGATGTATGATGCCGCTTTACCTGAAGGCGTCGATTACTCCGAGGACCCCTCCAAAGCCGTCCAATTTATGAAAAATCTCCTCAATCGGGCAATGAGCGTAAATCCTTCATTGGATGCAAATTTGTTTCTTGAAGCCATTGCTGGCAGCCATGGCTTAGATCGGTATGCCTTTTCATCAGATGGCTCCGTTGAAACCATTGATGATATGTTGAGAAAAAATCCTTCTCTCACTGCCGCCATGCTACATCAATTAAGTCAGTCGAATGTTCATTCGCAAAGTGTGGTGGCAATTTTAATCAAGTCCCATGTTCTCATGAACACAGGTCGTAAATTCTCGACATATGCCGAGCACCATATGCAGAAAATTATTCGCAAAATCGAGAAGCTCGATGACAAAGTGGACCAGTCTGTGGAACGGGTACGCTCGAGATACAAACAGATCGTTGGCTTTGGTTCCTATGATCAGCTGACGGCTTCTGATGTGGGTGCCGTGATTCGTCATTTAAAAACGGAGGGACTTGAGAATGAGTTCTATTCCGTCAAAGAGTATGATACAGCGATTGATAGTGCGATGAATATAAAAAGGTGGCTGGACTCAATATCAGATGATATGAGCCATCTAGGAAAAGAATACCATGATGCAGATACAGCCTTAGCAAAGAATATGGGCATTTCATAA
- a CDS encoding LacI family DNA-binding transcriptional regulator, whose product MAAKIKDIAEKAGLSIATVSRVLNQDPNLSVTDQTREKVYAAAEALSYQKKTFKHSLKKIAFLYWMTEKEELEDIYFKSIRLGIEELTNTRSLNVTAYNPSDGLHSIDPSTEGIIAIGRFKKSELDQLYAITQHIVFIDTSPDEDRFDSVKPNLKRIVEKIIDSFIEKEHTSIGFVGGTDLDLNTNMHIPDIRETTFRDYMKAHNVLDERLVYVGHHFSVDEGYALMMKAIDELGNDLPSAFCVASDPLAIGCLQALNERGFSLPNRVSVFSINDIHVSQYVSPPLTTYHIHTSLLCETAIDLLLERLVDGRTLPKTVLIASEPVFRKSTI is encoded by the coding sequence TTGGCAGCTAAAATAAAGGACATTGCTGAAAAAGCTGGATTATCCATTGCAACTGTATCTCGCGTACTGAACCAAGATCCTAACCTATCTGTCACGGATCAAACACGTGAGAAAGTATACGCCGCCGCTGAAGCTTTGTCCTATCAAAAGAAAACATTCAAACATTCATTAAAAAAAATCGCCTTTCTCTATTGGATGACCGAAAAGGAAGAGCTTGAAGATATTTATTTTAAATCCATTCGTCTAGGCATCGAGGAACTTACGAATACTCGGAGTTTAAATGTCACCGCTTACAATCCATCTGATGGGCTTCACTCCATTGATCCTTCTACAGAAGGAATCATCGCCATCGGCCGATTTAAAAAGTCAGAGCTTGATCAATTATATGCGATCACCCAACATATCGTTTTTATTGATACGTCACCAGATGAAGATCGTTTTGATTCAGTAAAGCCCAACCTGAAAAGAATTGTTGAAAAGATCATCGATTCTTTTATTGAAAAAGAACACACATCCATTGGATTCGTTGGCGGCACAGATTTAGACCTGAATACGAATATGCATATTCCTGATATTCGCGAAACAACCTTCCGTGATTATATGAAGGCTCACAATGTTCTTGATGAGCGATTGGTCTATGTAGGTCACCATTTCTCAGTGGATGAAGGTTATGCGCTGATGATGAAGGCGATTGATGAGCTTGGCAATGACTTGCCATCCGCATTCTGTGTCGCTAGTGACCCTCTTGCCATCGGCTGTTTACAAGCATTAAACGAACGGGGATTTTCTCTTCCGAACCGCGTGAGCGTCTTTAGTATCAACGATATTCATGTGTCTCAATATGTGTCACCACCGCTCACCACGTATCATATCCACACGTCTTTGCTTTGTGAAACAGCAATCGATTTACTGTTAGAAAGACTTGTAGACGGCAGAACATTACCGAAAACTGTACTGATTGCCTCAGAACCAGTCTTTCGAAAAAGTACGATATAA
- a CDS encoding LysR family transcriptional regulator: MYYDALKTFVTVVEEKNFTKAAQKLRISQPSVSLHIKNLEQEFQTVLLNRSPKQLTVTPTGDMLYHRSKQIIRLYEQAKQDIYEHHHLARGKLTIGASFTIGEYVLPQILAEFHQLYPHVDIEVVIDNTEAIASHVRLFHVDIGLIEGQTNDKELTVETFLEDELYIVAPLDHPFAKKKDVTIDQLQNETWITREEGSGTGEYLQHVLKSNGLKARTFVTFSSNQAIKEAVIHGMGLSVLSKYVLQRGSIGGELAVISVRGMDFKRKFSYVESPMTGGNKNKELLVELLRKERKDASPQ, translated from the coding sequence ATGTATTACGATGCACTGAAGACATTTGTGACAGTTGTGGAAGAGAAAAACTTTACAAAGGCAGCCCAAAAGCTGCGAATTTCTCAGCCAAGTGTCAGTCTTCATATTAAGAACTTGGAGCAGGAATTCCAGACCGTTCTGCTGAATCGTTCGCCAAAGCAATTAACTGTTACACCAACTGGGGATATGCTGTACCATCGATCAAAACAAATCATTCGTTTATATGAACAGGCGAAGCAGGATATTTATGAGCATCATCATCTAGCAAGAGGGAAGCTGACAATCGGGGCGAGTTTTACGATTGGAGAGTACGTGCTGCCGCAAATATTGGCAGAGTTTCATCAGCTCTATCCGCATGTGGACATTGAGGTGGTCATTGATAACACAGAGGCGATCGCCAGTCACGTCCGCTTATTCCATGTCGACATCGGTTTAATCGAAGGACAAACGAATGACAAAGAATTGACAGTAGAAACTTTTCTAGAAGACGAGCTTTATATCGTTGCACCATTAGATCATCCCTTTGCTAAGAAAAAGGATGTCACGATTGATCAATTGCAAAACGAAACATGGATCACGAGAGAAGAAGGATCAGGCACCGGAGAATACTTACAGCACGTTCTGAAATCAAATGGACTGAAAGCACGGACGTTTGTGACGTTTAGCAGCAATCAAGCGATTAAAGAAGCTGTGATTCATGGAATGGGGCTTTCTGTTTTATCGAAATATGTGCTCCAGCGAGGCAGCATTGGCGGTGAACTGGCGGTCATTTCTGTGAGAGGAATGGATTTCAAACGAAAATTCTCTTATGTCGAGTCGCCCATGACAGGGGGAAATAAAAATAAAGAATTGCTTGTAGAATTGTTAAGGAAAGAGAGAAAAGACGCTTCTCCTCAGTAG
- a CDS encoding MurR/RpiR family transcriptional regulator — protein sequence MASVSLSSIEKIRAASRGLPPKLKAIAEHITSEPRDIIHLSIVELAKKTASSEATIFRLCKRLGFEGFQDLKIAIAQEIDQTKPNYVDEEMSLDDDMAVFMQKVFQTNISALKDSFQLLNPEDVEKAIQIIHEAKRLEFYGSGGSGLIATDAFHKFMRTGINCIVHTDSHFQAMSAGLLDQHSTVIGISHSGRNKDLLDAMKTAKSKGAKTIGITSYQRSPLSQLADVTLYTATQETAFRTEAMSARLAQLTVIDVLYFALAHLRQQETITNLKQMRETISQKRV from the coding sequence TTGGCTTCTGTTAGTTTAAGTAGTATTGAAAAAATACGAGCAGCAAGCAGAGGATTGCCGCCAAAGCTCAAAGCAATTGCAGAGCATATTACGAGTGAGCCCCGCGACATCATCCATTTGTCTATTGTCGAGCTTGCGAAAAAAACTGCAAGCTCAGAGGCAACGATTTTTCGTCTTTGTAAAAGGCTTGGATTTGAGGGCTTTCAAGATTTGAAGATTGCTATTGCCCAGGAAATAGACCAAACAAAGCCTAATTATGTAGATGAAGAAATGAGTCTTGATGATGATATGGCTGTTTTTATGCAAAAGGTTTTTCAGACGAATATATCTGCATTAAAGGATAGCTTTCAATTGTTGAATCCAGAGGATGTAGAAAAGGCCATACAAATCATTCATGAAGCAAAACGCTTAGAGTTTTATGGGAGTGGTGGGTCTGGCCTCATTGCGACTGACGCTTTTCATAAATTTATGAGGACTGGCATCAACTGTATTGTTCACACAGATTCCCACTTTCAAGCAATGTCTGCTGGTCTTCTTGATCAGCATAGTACAGTGATCGGTATTTCTCATTCTGGACGTAATAAAGATTTGCTCGATGCGATGAAAACTGCAAAGAGCAAAGGAGCTAAAACCATTGGTATTACAAGCTATCAACGCTCTCCATTGAGCCAGCTTGCAGATGTCACGTTGTATACAGCAACGCAAGAAACGGCTTTTCGAACAGAAGCGATGTCCGCAAGACTTGCTCAGCTGACGGTCATTGACGTTCTATATTTTGCACTTGCTCACTTAAGGCAACAGGAGACCATAACAAATTTAAAGCAAATGCGTGAAACCATTTCACAAAAAAGGGTGTGA
- a CDS encoding sugar ABC transporter permease, producing MGSKQNKLIRLSITYFILFIASICILYPLLWTIGASFNPGNSLMSTSMFPKNPTFSHFTELFFGQGALYAKWYWNSMKISIATMLLTLILVSFTGYAFSRFRFKGRKNGLMLFLLLQMIPQFSALIAIFVLAQMLGLINSHLALILIYAGGQIPMNTYLMKGYLDAIPKDLDESARMDGAGHFRIFIQIIMPLAKPILAVVAINSFTGPLGDFIISSVIVRSPEMYTLPIGLYNLVSDKMGASYTTFAAGALLIAIPVALLFLVLQKQFVSGLTQGGTKG from the coding sequence ATGGGATCAAAACAAAACAAGCTCATTCGCCTGAGCATTACTTATTTTATCCTTTTCATTGCCTCCATTTGTATTCTATATCCACTGCTTTGGACAATCGGTGCTTCCTTTAATCCTGGAAACAGCCTGATGAGCACAAGTATGTTTCCGAAGAATCCAACGTTCAGTCACTTTACCGAGCTCTTCTTCGGTCAAGGTGCACTTTATGCAAAATGGTATTGGAACTCCATGAAGATCAGTATTGCCACAATGTTGTTAACGCTGATTCTTGTTAGTTTTACAGGCTATGCCTTTTCTAGATTCCGTTTCAAAGGACGGAAAAATGGGCTGATGCTCTTTTTGCTGCTGCAAATGATTCCTCAATTTTCAGCGCTGATTGCGATTTTCGTTTTGGCTCAAATGCTTGGACTGATTAACAGCCATCTTGCACTGATTTTGATTTATGCAGGCGGACAAATTCCGATGAATACGTATTTAATGAAAGGCTATCTTGATGCCATTCCGAAGGATCTCGATGAATCAGCCAGAATGGATGGCGCAGGGCACTTTCGAATTTTCATCCAAATTATTATGCCGCTTGCTAAGCCCATTTTGGCGGTTGTCGCCATCAACTCATTTACAGGACCACTGGGTGATTTCATTATCTCCAGTGTCATTGTTCGCTCACCCGAAATGTATACGCTCCCGATCGGTCTGTACAATCTAGTGTCAGACAAAATGGGGGCCAGCTACACGACCTTTGCAGCCGGGGCTTTACTCATTGCGATTCCAGTCGCTTTATTGTTTCTTGTGTTACAAAAACAATTTGTGTCCGGCCTCACACAAGGTGGGACAAAAGGATAA
- a CDS encoding DUF1433 domain-containing protein, protein MKNTLKIVFILFTIVIILVVALILQQVKEKKSSDSGGKSTVQEKSDQEKAEEFAEKMKPKIEERLHEEDIHNFIKTITFKKNVSISPMGYVTVDGYINNEPDKYHFSASLIYKSNEIGSMSHSPDLSDRFIDWDEYKDEPKVKEDYLKSFTEKEREQYLKDIGEKE, encoded by the coding sequence ATGAAAAACACATTGAAAATTGTATTTATTTTGTTTACTATCGTTATCATTTTGGTAGTGGCACTTATACTACAACAAGTTAAGGAAAAAAAATCAAGTGATTCAGGAGGTAAGAGTACCGTGCAAGAGAAAAGCGATCAAGAAAAGGCCGAAGAATTCGCAGAAAAGATGAAACCAAAAATTGAAGAACGTTTACATGAAGAAGATATTCACAATTTTATCAAAACCATCACATTTAAAAAAAATGTATCTATAAGCCCTATGGGTTATGTCACAGTTGATGGATATATAAATAATGAGCCTGATAAATATCATTTTTCTGCATCATTAATATACAAATCTAATGAAATAGGTTCGATGAGTCATTCCCCTGATTTATCAGATCGCTTTATAGACTGGGATGAATATAAAGATGAACCTAAAGTTAAAGAGGATTATCTTAAAAGCTTCACCGAAAAAGAACGCGAACAATATCTGAAAGACATTGGAGAAAAAGAGTAA
- the gntK gene encoding gluconokinase, with protein sequence MKGNQAVIGLDIGTTSTKAVLFGPQGKVLAKHSVPYELIQPQPAWVEQDPEKILEAVIASVRGALTKAAFDKENLIGIGISTAMHSLIVMDQDGKTLTNSIIWADNRSAEQAKRIKSDMDGFHIYKRTGTPIHPMSPLSKIRWMKEMAPDVFKKAAKFISIKEYILYHFFGQYVVDYSIASATGLFQLETLQWDEKALRIAGIEASQLSELVPTTYQLRGLQPEIALRMGIREDTPFVIGANDGVLANLGVGAIGQGEVAVTIGTSGAVRTVVDKPITDEQSRTFCYALTDKHWVVGGPTNNGGIMLRWLKDEFGSSEVEVAKRLGVDPYDLMMDIAEKVPAGSEGLLFLPFLSGERAPYWNPNARGTFFGIGLQHKREHFIRAVLEGVIMSVFSIGVALRDLTGSAKDVRASGGFARSPLWRQILADTMGREVLVPESYEASALGAAVLALYSLGHMEEIEEVQEWIRISARHEPNMKNNETYIELFYLYERLYDKLKDEFDVISALQLKQNR encoded by the coding sequence ATGAAGGGGAACCAGGCGGTAATTGGTTTGGATATTGGAACAACAAGTACAAAGGCGGTTCTGTTTGGACCTCAGGGGAAAGTATTAGCGAAGCATTCAGTTCCTTATGAGCTCATTCAGCCCCAGCCAGCATGGGTTGAGCAGGACCCTGAGAAGATATTAGAAGCCGTCATTGCAAGTGTAAGAGGTGCATTGACGAAAGCAGCATTTGATAAAGAAAATCTGATAGGCATCGGAATAAGTACAGCGATGCATTCCTTAATTGTGATGGATCAGGATGGAAAGACGTTAACGAACAGTATCATTTGGGCTGATAACAGAAGTGCAGAACAAGCGAAACGAATCAAATCAGATATGGATGGCTTCCACATTTATAAAAGGACAGGTACACCGATCCATCCAATGTCACCGCTTTCAAAAATACGGTGGATGAAAGAAATGGCACCGGATGTCTTCAAGAAGGCAGCAAAATTTATTTCGATCAAAGAATATATTCTTTATCATTTCTTCGGTCAGTATGTCGTCGATTATTCAATCGCTTCAGCAACGGGACTGTTCCAATTGGAAACGCTTCAATGGGATGAGAAGGCGCTTCGTATTGCTGGAATTGAAGCGAGTCAACTATCTGAGCTTGTTCCAACGACGTATCAACTGAGAGGACTTCAGCCAGAGATTGCACTGCGCATGGGCATTAGAGAAGATACACCATTTGTCATTGGTGCGAATGATGGTGTTCTAGCGAATTTAGGTGTGGGTGCGATTGGTCAAGGAGAGGTGGCTGTTACGATCGGGACAAGCGGTGCGGTCCGTACAGTTGTAGACAAACCAATTACAGATGAGCAATCAAGAACGTTCTGCTATGCCCTGACAGATAAGCATTGGGTTGTAGGAGGACCGACCAATAATGGCGGGATCATGCTGAGGTGGTTGAAGGATGAATTCGGGTCGTCAGAGGTGGAGGTAGCAAAGCGTCTAGGGGTGGACCCTTATGATCTGATGATGGATATCGCGGAAAAGGTCCCAGCTGGTTCTGAGGGTTTGCTGTTTCTACCATTTTTATCAGGTGAGCGTGCACCTTATTGGAATCCAAATGCGAGAGGCACCTTTTTTGGAATCGGCCTTCAGCATAAGCGGGAGCATTTTATTAGAGCGGTGTTAGAAGGCGTCATTATGAGCGTTTTCTCGATCGGTGTTGCCTTAAGAGATTTAACCGGTTCAGCAAAGGATGTCAGAGCTTCGGGCGGATTTGCACGATCTCCGCTATGGCGGCAAATTTTAGCGGATACGATGGGTAGAGAAGTGCTAGTTCCAGAAAGTTACGAAGCGTCAGCACTTGGGGCGGCTGTCCTTGCACTTTATAGTTTAGGTCATATGGAAGAGATAGAAGAGGTTCAAGAGTGGATTCGAATCTCTGCTCGTCATGAACCTAATATGAAGAACAATGAAACTTACATAGAGCTGTTTTATTTATATGAGCGCCTCTACGACAAACTGAAGGATGAATTTGATGTCATTAGCGCGCTGCAATTAAAACAAAATCGTTAA